Sequence from the Euzebya rosea genome:
ACGAACCGGTTGGGAACCAGCGTCGAGCGCGATGACCACCCGAGGAGCGGCAGTGCTTTACCGACACTTTGCCAAGGCAGTGGAAACCCATGGGGCCACTCCACCGTCTACTGGAACAACACCGCCCACGAGGCGGGGCCAGCCGGCTCCGCTGGACCTGATGGGGCGGAAAGGAAGGTGCGGAGACCGTTGAAGCTTCACAGCTCGGTTCCCGAGGACTTGCTCGACCTCTACTTCGGTGAGCTCGGAAAGGTCGCGCTGCTGACCGCGGCAGACGAGGTGCGCTTGGCCAAGGCGATCGAGGCCGGCGTCGAGGCGCGGGCACGCCTGGCGGACGAGGAGGAGACGCTGACCCCGGAGGAGCGGCTGCAGCTGCAGATCGTCTCCGATGCGGGCGAGGCGGCGTTCGACCACTTCGTCAACGCCAACCTCCGCCTCGTGGTGTCGGTGGCGTCGAAGTTCTCCAAGCGGTCCCAGCTGGGTCTCGACGAGCTGATCCAGGAGGGCAACCTCGGCCTGATCAGGGCCGTGGAGAAGTTCGACTGGCGCCGCGGGTTCAAGTTCTCCACCTACGCGACCTGGTGGATCCGCCAGGCGATCCAGCGTGGTGTCGCGGCGAGCGAGCGGACGATCCGCCTGCCCGTCGCCCTGCACGACGCGCTGGTGAAGGTCCGCGCGGCCCGTGCACGGCTGGAGGCCGTCAACGGTGACGAACCGTCGATCGCCGAGCTCGCCGAGGCCACCCGCCTGAGCGAGCACCGGGTGCGCCGGGCGCTGGACGCCGACAAGACCGTCACGTCCCTGGACCGCAAGGTCGGTCACGACAGCGATGCCAGCGAGATGGCCGACTTCGTCGCCATCGCGGAGGACGCCCCGGCGGACGAGGTCGTCGAAGCGGAGTTCAACCGCCACATGCTGTCGGTCGCCGAGCACCGCCTGGACGAGCGCTCCTGGTACGTCATCACCCGCCGCTACGGCCTGGACGGCCGCATGATCCTGACCCTCGACGCCCTCGGCAAGGAGCTCGGCCTCTCGCGCGAGAGCGTCCGCAAGATCGAGACCCAGGCCCTGAACCGGCTGCAGAAGGAGCTCCGCGCGGCCTGAGGACCCGAGCGTCAGCGAGGCCCGAAGGCGCGCGGGCACGCGCCAGCGTGCACCAGCCAACACCGCGCCGCGTAGGAACGGAGCGAAGCGAGGTCCCCGCCTACCCTGTCGGGGATGACGAGCAGCGTGCTGGCCGAGGACGTGGTGCCGCGTCGGCCGCTGGCGTCGACCATGTGGTTCGGCAGCGGCCGGTCGCGGGGGCGGACCGTCGCCAAGCTGCCCGGCGGGGGCTGGCGGCGGGCGGAGCAGGGCCCCGTGGGGCCGCTCGTGCTGGAGGTTCGTCCTGCCAACGACCGCATCGTGCTGCAGGTCTGGGGACCGGCCACCACTCCCCCGGCGGCCGTCGAGCGGGCGCTCGAGGATGCCCGTGCGTGGGCGGGGTTCCGTGACGACCTGACCGGGTTCGCCGAGCTCGTCGCCCCGCATCCCCTCCTCCGCCACGCGCTCAAGGTGGTCGGACCGCCGATCCTGGGCGCGCTGCCCAGGGCGTCGGAGTCCTTCGGCAGGGCCGTGCTCGGGCAGCTGGTGCAGGGGCTGGAGGCCGCTCGCAGCGCCCACCAGCTGGTCGCGATGCTCGGTACCCCCACCCCGCAGGAAGTGACGGCCTGGCCCACACGCGAGGCGCTGGGGGCTGCACCGGCGCATCAGCTGCGACGCTGCGGGATCGCGTTGCGTTCCGCCTCGGCGCTCCATGCCTTCGCGATGCACGAGACCAGGTTCGAGCGCGAGGCGTCAGCGCGGGCCTGGCACGCGATGGACGCCAGCCTGACCTCGATCCGCGGGGTGGGCGGCTGGACGTCCGCAGAGACCCGCCTGTGGCTCGGCGACCCCGACGCGGTCAGCGTGGGCGACTACCACATCCCGGCCACCATCGGCTGGGCCCTGGGCGACCGGTCCGAGGACGACGCGACGATGCTGGAGCTGCTGGCGCCCTACGCCGGGCACCGGGGACGCGTCATCCGGCTCGTCGAGCGGGCGGCAGGTCGCGGGCTGGTGGAGACCAAGCCTCGTCGTGGTCCTCGTCAGGCCCTGTCGGCGCATCGGTACTGGTAGCCGGCGACGTCGCCTGGATCTCCTCCGCGTCACGGGCCAGCGAACGCACCATCGAGGTGAAGATCGGCCCGTGGAAGGGCACGAGCACCCACCAGTAGAGCCGGCCGATCAGCCCGCGCGGGGCGAACAGGGCCCGCTGGTGCAGCACGGTGCGTTCCGGGCCGTCCGGCTCCAGGCGGAACTCGAGCCACGCGTCACCCGGCAGCCGCATCTCTGCCCGGAGGCGGACCAACCGGTCCCGTGCGAGCGCCTCGACCCGCCAGAAGTCCACCGCATCGCCCGGCCGCAGTTCGACGGGGTCGCGACGACCGCGGCGCAGCCCGACCCCACCGACGAGGCGGTCGAGCCACCCACGCATCGTCCAGGCCCACATGTGGGTCGGCCAGCCGCGGTCCCCGCCGATCCGGGACACGGCGTCGTACACCGCTGCCGCCGACGCGTTCGCGGTCTCCGAGCGGACGTCGCGCAGCAGGACCCCGCCGGACCACTCGGGGTCGCCGGGGTACGGCTCGGCGGGGCTGCGACCGGCCAGGCCCGCCTCGCGCCAGGACGTCTCCACCTCGCGGTCGGCGACCCGCTGGAGCGCCAGCCGCACCGCGGTCTCGTAGGGCAGGCAGGGTTCGGGGTCGAGGTCCTGGCCCGTCTCGCGACCGTCACGGACCACGACGTCGACCGACAGGCTCTGCACCAGCGGCTTGGCCAGCCCGAACGGCACCGGGGTGACGACGTTGACCCAGTAGCTGGACAGGGTCGGTGTCAGGGCAGGCACGGTCAGGATGGCCCGCTTGCGGAGGCCGGCGACGGCGGCGTAGCGCTGCATCATGTCGCGGTAGGTCAGGACGTCGGGTCCACCGATGTCGTAGTCGTGCCCCGCGGTGTCCTCGGTGTCCATGGCCGCGATCAGGTAGCGCAGCACGTCGCGGATGGCGATCGGCTGGACCCGCGTGTCGACCCAGCGGGGGCAGACCATGAACGGCAGCTTCTCCGTCAGGTGGCGGAGCATCTCGAACGAGGCGCTGCCCGACCCGATGATCACCGCAGCACGAAGCACCGTGGTGGGAACCGTCCCCTCCTTGAGGACGTCGGCGACCTCGCCCCGGCTGGCCAGGTGGGCTGAGGAGTCCTCGTCGACCTCACCGAGGCCGCCGAGGTAGACGATCCGCTTGACCCCTGCCGCCTCGGCGCAGGCCGCCACGTGGTCGGCGGCGCGACGGTCCGCCGAGGCGAAGTCGTCGGCCGTGCCCATCTGGTGGATGAGGTGGTACACGCCCTCGCAGCCCTCGACGGCCGCAGCGACGTCCTCGGCAACGGTTGCGTCACCGGCCACCACGTCGACCCTGTCGTGCCAGCCGTGCTGGGCCAGCTTCTCCGGCGATCGGACGAGGCAGCGGACCCGGTAGCCGGCCTCCAGCAGCCGCGGCACGAGCCGGCCCCCCACGTACCCGGTTGCTCCGAGCACGCAGACGGTCTTCTGAGGGGAGTTCATGGTGAGGTTGTACCCCGCGGTGCGTATCCTCTCCCCTGCTGTGACGATCCCCGCGACCGACGACGACCACTACGCCGTGCTGGGGGTGCCCAACGTGGCCCCGCACCTGGTCATCCGTGACGCGCACCGGCGGATCATCCGCGAATCCCATCCCGACCTGGTCGGTGATGCCGTCGCGACGGAGCGGACGGTCCGGGCGAACGCGGCGTGGGCGGTCCTGAAGGACCCGGTCCGCCGTGCCGAGTACGACCGTCGTCGGGCGTCCCGCGAGGCCGGCCCGTCCAGCGCAACGGATCAGGACGACGGCCGGGTGCCCAGCTGGGGGCCGGGGGGCGTCAGGCCCGTGAGCGTCGCCCAGCTGCGCGAAGCCGCGGCGCGCGAGTCGGCCTACTCCGTGATCGGCCGGGCACAGCGGGCGGCGTTCTCCGCCGCCAGCCGTCGCGTCGGTGCGGGCATCGTGCTCGTCGGCACGCTCGTACTGCTGCTCGTCGCCCTGCGCTGACGCAGCGCCCCGCCGGACGTCGGTCCCGAGGGGACGGTCAGGAGCTGGTGATGATCGGAAGGCCGCCGGCGGCCGGATCGTCGGGCGCCTCGGCCATGTCCGCGGCGTGCTGCAGCGGCTGGACGAAGGGCATGGCGGTCTGCTCCAGCGGTTCGGACGGGGTGAACTCCGTCAGGAGCCCGTCCTCGTCGAACATCGCCGCGATCACGTGGCTGCCTCGACGACGGGCCCCGTAGACGACCACCAGCAGGTCCTCCCCCGCCGGGCCGGTGGCCTCGGCGAGCAGGCCGAAGCATGCGGCGTTCGCCGGGACCATGTGCTGGGCGGCGAACACCGACAGGGCCTCCTTGCGCTCGGCGTCGTCGTCGGGGAACCCGTCGAGTGCAGTCACCCGCGTCGAGCCCTCGAGCGGCAGGACCACGGTGACGGGCAGCGGCCGGTCGTGCCGGTCGACGACGTTGGCGGCAGCCTCCTCCATCAGGACCCTCAGCTGGTCGATGGTCATTCGTCGTCCTCCTGGGCCTCGACCTCGTCAGCAGACGGGTTATCAGACGGGTCGTCGGGGTCGGTCGTGTCCGACAGCGCCACGAACAGCTCGTCGGCTGCGACGTCGAAGATCTCCACCCAGGCGTTGTCGGCGATCAGCGGCGGCCAGATGACCTCGCTGATCTCCTCTCGGGTGCCCCGGCCGAGCTCGAAGTCGTCCAGCGGGGCCAGCCCCACGCAGCGTTCGCCGTCGGCGTCGTCGAAGTCGCCCGGTTCGGCGACGGCGACGATGGCGACATCGGCCTTCCAGGCCTGCACGAACTCGCGGCCGGCGCGGAACGCCTCGCCGCAGTTGGCCCCTTCGACGGTGTAGGTGAGGGCCACGATGTCGACCCCGGCCTCGGCGTGCTCGACGAGGGCCGTCTCCAGGGCGTCGCGGTCGAGGATGCCGGCGTCGTCGAGGACATGGCGGCCGTCCCGTGCCGGGATGTCGAAGGCGATGGGCGGCTCGCCGCAGGCCGACACGACCAGCGCGAGGGCAACGGTGAGGAGCAGGACGGGCAGGCGGGTCACTGGCGGGCCTCGGTGTAGCGCTGGACTGGCGACTCGATGGCGTGAGCCGCGGCGAGCTCGGCAACGGCAGCGGGGTCGGCGTCGACGGGCAGGTCGTGCAGCTCGACATCGGTCCGGACGGGCACGACGTCGAGCATCGCGTCGATGTAGTCGGCGCTGTCGCGCAGGGTGGCTGCCAGCTTGGGGGTCTGCTGGTCGGCGGCGGCGACGACGGACGCCAGGTCGGCATGGTCCTGGAGGAGGCGAATGGCGGTCTTGGGACCGACGCCCTTCACCCCCGGCAGCCCGTCGGAGGGGTCGCCGCGAAGGATGGCGAAGTCGACGTAGCGCCGCGGCGCGATGCCGTACTTGTCGTGCACACCGGCTTCGTCGTACAGCGCGACCTTCTTGGTCCCCGAGAGGGTGTAGCGGACGCGGACGACGGGGTCGCGGACCAGCTGGATGAGGTCACGGTCGCCGGTGAGCACCTCGACCCGGTCCCCGGGCCCTGCCTGCGCGGCGAGCGTCCCGATGACGTCGTCGGCCTCCCACCCCGGGGCCTCGACCATCCGCTCCCCCATCGCCGGCAGCAGGCGTCGCAGCAGCCCGAACTGCCAGACGATCTCCTCGGGCGGCGCGGCACGGTCGGCCTTGTAGGCCGGGAAGGCGGCCAGCCGCCCCTCGGGCACCTCGGTGTGGTCGAGGCAGTGCACGACCTCGTCGGGCTGCAGCTCGGCGATCACGGTGGCCACCATGTCGAGGTAGCCACGGACGGCGTTCACCGCGTGCCCGTCGGCGTCGGTGATGGATGTGGGCAGCGCGAAGAACGCCCGGTAGGTCAGGCTCGACGTGTCCACCAGCAGGCTCGAAGTCATCGCTCGGGGAGGCTACCCGCCTGCTTCCACGGGTGGCTGGACCACCCGGGTAGGCTTCCCGCCGACATGGCCACTTCTGCACTCGTCTGGATCTCCGGCGCGTCGGGCGGTATCGGGGCGGCGCTCGCCGCTTCCGTGCCGTTCGAGGACGCCCACACCTTCGACCTGTCCCGCTCCGGCGGGGCCCCCGGCACCGAACACGTGCCGGCCGACCTGTCCGACCCGGCGTCGTGGGCGGCGGTTGCCGCACACTTCGACGCCGTGCTCGGCGGCACCGACGCCGAGACGGCTGTCTTCGTGCACAACGCCGGGACGCTGGACCCGATGGGCTTCGCCGGCCGCGTCGACCAGGCCGCCTACACCCGCAACGTGCTGCTGAACAGCGCCGCCCCGCAGGTGCTCGGCAACGCGTTCCTGACTGCGGTCCGTCGCGCCTCGTCGGTGACCCGTGCGGCCCTGGTGTTCCTGTCCTCCGGGGCGGCCTCGAAGCCGTACGAGGGCTGGTCGTCCTACTGCGGCGCCAAGGCCGGTGTGGACCACTGGGTCCGCACGGTCGGCGCCGAGCAGGCGTCGACCGACACCCCGGTCAAGGTCGTCGCCGTGGCACCCGGGGTCGTCGGCACCGGCATGCAGGAGTTCATCCGCGCCCAGGACGAGGCTGACTTCCCCGCCAAGGAGAAGTTCGTCGGCCTGTACGAGCGGGGCGAGCTGGTCGACCCGGCCGACGCAGCAGCGGGCATCTGGTCGGTCGTCCAGCGCGACGACATCGAGACCGGTGCCGTCATCGACCTGCGGACGCTGTCGCCGGCCTCGTGAGCGACACCGCCGAGCCGCTCGGCCTGGTCGAGGTCGGCGAGGGCCCGCCGCTCGTCGCCGTGCACGGCGCGTTCTCCGGCGGTCGGCTGACCTTCGAGGGTGTGGCCCGCCGCTGGGGCAGGCGGTCACGGGTGCTGGTCGTGGACCGACCCGGGTTCGAGCGGTCCCCCGGCCCCGAGGCACCCATCGGGGAACAGGCCGCGCGCCTGCTGGCCACGATCGACCAGCACGCCGACGGTGGGCCGGTCGATGCGCTCGGCACCTCCTTCGGGGGACTGGTGGTCCTCAGGGCCGTCCAGGAACGACCGGCGGCGTTCCGGTCCCTCATCATCGTGGAGACGGCGGCCATCGACCTGACCCCGTCCGACATGGTCGAGCCGAGCCGGCTGCTGCGAGCCGCTCGTGCGGCACACGAGCGCGCCGGATCCGAGCTGGAGGCCGCGTTCGACGAGCTGTTCGAGGTCGTCGATCCGGCCCTGATGGCCGCCCTCGCCCCGCTGTACCGACGGGGCGATCCGGGCTTGGCGATGCTGCCGGGTGACCTCGCGATCTGGTTGGCGAGGCTGGACCGTGCCGCCCTGGCCGACGCAGTGTCCGACGACCCGCCCATCCCCGTGACCACCGTGTCGGGGTCGACCAGCCACCCGGCGTTCCGTACCTTCGGGGCCTGCACCGCCGCGGCCTTGTTCGGCCAGCACCACGTGATCGACGGGGCGGGGCACGCCGCACACCTGCACCCCCGGTTCCCCGACGTGCTGAACGCCCACCTGGACGCGTTGGAGTGACCCGTCCCGGCGGCCCACCACGCGACGGACGTCGATCCAGCGGCCGACGGGTCGCACGACGCACGGTGGTGCTGGGCTCGCTGTCGTTGTCGGTGGCCAACCTCGCCGGGGCCGTCGTCGTCTTCGTCCTCCTGGCGTTCGTGCTGCCGGTCCCCGACGGCATCGAGCAGGACCGGACCCGGGTCCTCAACCTGGTCCTGGCCGGCGTCTACGTCGGCACGGCCGCAGCCGCCGGGGTGGCCTTCGGTGCCCGTGATGCAGGCCGGCGGCTGCGCTGGCTGGTCGAGGACCGATCGCCCACCGGCACCGAACGTCGTCAGGCCGTCCGCATCCCCCTGGCCTCGGGGGTCAGGCAGACCGCGATCTGGGGCCTGGCGGCCGTGCTCTTCGCCGTCGTCAACGGCCTGCAGGACGTGCTGCTGGGGGTCGAGGTCGGCTTGACCGTCCTCATCGGCGGGCTGACCACGTCGGCGACGACCTACCTCCTCCTCGCGCACATCAACCGCGGCGTGGTCGCGCGGGCCTACGCCGGTCGGTCGCTGCACCGTCCTCCGGGCGCCGGTGTGGCCTGGCGGGCCGTGCTGACCTGGACGCTGGGTACGGGGCTGCCGCTGACCGGTCTGACCCTGCTCAGCGGCCTGGCCATCGGCCTCGACGTGGACCGCAGGGAGCTTGCCGTCGCGGTCTTCGTCCTCGGCCTGACCGCGCTCGCCACCGGACTGCTGACCGTGGTCCAGTTCGCGCGTGGCATGGCCGATCCACTGCGGTCGCTGCGCAGGTCGTTGGAGCGCATCGAGCGGGGCGACCTCGACGTGGACGTCCCCATCACCGAGACCACCGAGATCGGCGTGCTCCAGGCGGGCGTGACCCGCATGGTGGAGGGGCTGCGCGAGCGCGAGCGGGTGCGCGACCTGTTCGGACGTCATGTGGGCGAGGACGTCGCCCGGACGGCCATCGCCGACGGGGTTGCCCTGGGCGGTGAGGAACGGTTCGCGGCGGCGTTGTTCGTCGACGTCGTCGACTCCACCGGGTTGGCCGAGCACAGCTCGCCCCACGCGGTCCTCGACCTGCTCAACAGCTTCTTCGCCGTGGTCGTCGAGGTCGTGGATGCCCACGGTGGGGTGGTCAACAAGTTCATGGGCGACGCGGTGCTGGCGGTGTGGGGTGCCCCGCTGGCCCACGACGACCCGGCAGGTGCGGCGCTGGCCGCCGCACGGGTGCTCAGCGAGCGGTTGCCCGTGGAGGTGACGGAACTCCGCGCAGGGACGGGCGTGGCGGCCGGGCAGGTCGTCGCCGGCAACCTCGGCGCGTCCACACGACTGGAGTACACCGTCATCGGGGATCCGGTGAACGTCGCGTCACGCCTGTCGGGGTTGGCCAAGGACCACGACCCAGCCGTGCTGGCCGACCGGGCTGCGCTGGTGGCCGCTGCGCCGTCGGAGGCGGCGTGCTGGCGCGACGCGGGTGAGGTCACGCTACGGGGCCGGTCGACGCCGACCCCGCTGGCGACGCCGTCCTGAGGACGGCCCGGCCTCGACGTGGCGAGCGGGGAGGGTCAGGCGGGGCGGGTCAGGCGGGGCGGGTCAGGCGGGAACGACCTTCCTGACCGAACCGCCGATGCCCAGGACGTAGACCTCACCGCTGTGGTCCACCCCGAACCCGACGGGGCTGTCGACGTCGATGCCGAGGTCCGCGGCCTGGGTGACCTGGCCGTCCTGGACCAGGATGGCGCGCACGTCACCGCGGCAGAAGTCGGCGAACACGTAGGCGCCGGCGAGCTCGGGGATCGCCGTACCGCGGTACACCACTCCTCCGGTCACCGAGCAGTTGCCACCGCTGCGGGGATACTCGAAGACCGGTGGGACGTGGCCGGGGGCCGAGCCGCCACCCGGGCCGGGCTGCGTGCCCTCGAACACGGGCCAGCCGAAGTTGCTGCCCGCGCCGGTGCCGGCGGCGAGCCAGTCGATCTCCTCCACCGCGCCCTGTCCGACGTCACCGATGTAGAGGTCACCGGTGGCGTCGTCGAAGGAGAACCGGTAGGGGTTGCGCAGGCCGTAGGCCCACACCTCGGGGGCGCCGCCCTGTCCGTCGACGAAGGGGTTGTCCGGCGGGATGTCGTAGCCGTCGGCGGTGGGCGCGATGCGCACGAGGGTGCCCAGCAGGGTGAAGGGGTCCTGGCCGTTGTCGAAGTCGTCGTTGCTGCCGCCGCCGTCACCGAGGGACCACCACAAGTAGCCGTCGGGACCGAGGTGAAGGTCACCACCGTTGTGGTTCGACGCGGGCTGGTCGACACGGATCAGCTCGCGCCGGCTGGCCTCGTCGACGGAATCGCCGGTGATGGCGAAGGCGTCGATCACCGAGTCACCGGCGCGGTTGGTGGAGGAGACGTACAGCGTCTGGCCGTCGGCGGAGAAGTCGAACCCGAGCAGGCCGCCCTCGCCGCCGGTCCCGACGGTGCTGCGGATGTCGAGGACGGTCCGTGGTTGGGCGGTCCCGACGGTCCGGATGACCCCCGCGCGCTCGCCCACCCAGAGCTCCCCGGTGTCGGGACGGGGCCGCAGGCTCAGCGGGGCGGCGAAGGATCCCACGGTCTCCAGCGCGACGTCGGCGGCGGCCAGGTCCGGTCCGGGCAGCGGTTCCGGGGCGGGTCCCGGCGGTGTGTCGGGTGGCACCGCTGGCCCGATGGCCAGGACCGTGGCGCGTGCACCCTGGATCCACGACGCCGACGCCGCCGTCGGGCCGGTGTCGTCGGCGTACAGGATCGGCCGTGCCCCCTGGCTCGCCAGCGGGGCGGCGGCGAAGAGGTAGGCCCAGCTCGTGCCGGCGTACCCGTTGCCGACCGCGACCCCGTCACCCGCGTCGTCGCCCCACACCTCCTCGGCGATCGCCACGGCGGTCGCGTCCCGGGCCGGACCGGCGATCCGCCGCACCGGGGCGATCTCGGCCGCCGCCTGCTCGACGGCGACGGAGAGCGCCGCCTCGCCTCCGAGCAGGAGGATCTCCGCCGGGGCATAGCGGCGCAGCGCCTCGGCGGTCCGGTCGTCCAGGGCGTCGGTAGGCGTGACCAGGGTGCGGCTGTTCGTCAGCGCGCTCCACGACCCGATCGCCGCGGAGTCCGCCCAGTCGTCGTCGCGCACGAGGACCACGGTGTCGGAGACATCGGCGACGGCATCGGCGACCGCGACCGCGGTGTCGATGCGGGTCGCCCCGTCGAGACGGCGCACGCAGTACCCGAGCTCGACCACGGCCTGCTCGACCGCTGCGCTGACGGCGGCGTCGCCACCCGCCAGGTAGACCTGCGCGGGCCCGCCGACCTCGCACCGGCCGGGGCCGAGTGCCCGGCCGAGCTCGTCGAGCATCTCCTGCCGGGGCTGCGCGTCCGCACCGCCGGTGGTCAGCAGCAACGTGCCGAACCGGCCGACGAGCGCCGTGGCGGCGAGGTTGTCGACGAAGACGTCGTCGCGACCGATGACGGCGTGGGAGGCCATGCCGTCGTCATGGGCGGCCATGCTGAGCTGGACGGCGCCGATGACCGGGTCGGGATCGTCGCCGATCCGGCCGTCCTCCTGGGCGTCCGCGCGGCTGCCGACCAGCGGCAGGAGCAGCGTCAGGGCCAGCAGCGCGATACCGAGGGTGGTGCGCGAGGACATCGAGTGGGCAGGGCTCATCGTGGGGTCACCTCGTGGACTGGACCGTCAAGGGAGAGAACGTACAGGGCACCGTCGGCGCCCTCGCCGAACGCGACGGGGGACTGGACCGACAGGCCGGTGTCGACGTCGTCGACGACCGTGCCGTTGCGGTCGACGGCCAGCGCGAAGATGCGACCGTCGCAGAAGTCGGCGTAGAGGTAGGCGCCCTGCAACGCCGGGGCGTCGGGGCCGCGATACACCCGGCCGCCGGTGATCGAGCAGCCACGGCCGTGGGTGTAGGTGTGGATCGGTTCGACCGTCGGACCGTCCGCCTGTCCACCGTCGAAGGGCTGGTCGCCCTCACGGTGGGGCCATCCGTAGTTCAGGCCGGCCTGGCCGATGGGGACACGGTCGACCTCCTCGACGCTGTTCTGCCCCACGTCGGCGATCCACAGCGTGCCGGTCGGGACGTCGAAGGCGAACCGCCACGGGTTGCGCAGACCGTAGGCCCACACCTCCGGGGCACCCTCGCCACCGTCGGCCCACGGGTTGTCGGCGGGGATGCCGTAGGGATCGCCCCCGTCGGGGTCGATCCGCAGCATCGCGCCCAGCAGCGTGTTGGGACGCTGGCCGTTGCCGAACCGGTCATCGGCCGCCCCGCCGTCGCCGAGCGCCCACCAGAGGTTGCCGTCCGGTCCGAGCTGGAGGTCGCCGCCGTTGTGGTTGGACGCGGGCTGGGGGACGGTCAGGATGGTCCGCCGTTCGTCGGCGCGCAGGACGCCGTCGACGACGGGGGCAGCGGCCAGCACGTTGGCGCCGTCGGTGTCGGTGTAGGACAGGTAGAGGGTGTCGCCGTCGGCGGACCAGGCAAGGCCGAGGAGTCCGCGTTCCGAGCCGGTGGTGGTGTCGGAGGAGATGTCGATGATCGCGTCCCCGACGGTGCCGTCTGGCTGGAGGGGCACGACCCGCCCGGCCCGTTCGGCGACCCACAACGTGTCGTCGCCGGGCCGGATGGCCATGGCGATGGGTGCCGACAGCCGTGCGATCTCGACGAGGGCCAGGTCGACGCTGGCCGGGTCGGCGCCCGCCATGTCCTCGTCGGTGCCTGCCGGCGTTGGGTCCGGGCTGGCGGGGTCGGACGGGGTGGGGTCCGTGCCGACGGGGTCGGACGGGGTGGGGTCGGACGGCGTTGACTCGGACGCGGTCGGTTCGGTCCCTGGCGGGTCGGGGTTCGCGGTCGCTGCTGTGCTCGCCGGAGTCCGGGACGATGCGTCCACCGTGGGATCGACGGTCACGTCCGAGTCCTGGTCCGCGGTGCAGCCGGTCAG
This genomic interval carries:
- a CDS encoding PQQ-dependent sugar dehydrogenase produces the protein MSPAHSMSSRTTLGIALLALTLLLPLVGSRADAQEDGRIGDDPDPVIGAVQLSMAAHDDGMASHAVIGRDDVFVDNLAATALVGRFGTLLLTTGGADAQPRQEMLDELGRALGPGRCEVGGPAQVYLAGGDAAVSAAVEQAVVELGYCVRRLDGATRIDTAVAVADAVADVSDTVVLVRDDDWADSAAIGSWSALTNSRTLVTPTDALDDRTAEALRRYAPAEILLLGGEAALSVAVEQAAAEIAPVRRIAGPARDATAVAIAEEVWGDDAGDGVAVGNGYAGTSWAYLFAAAPLASQGARPILYADDTGPTAASASWIQGARATVLAIGPAVPPDTPPGPAPEPLPGPDLAAADVALETVGSFAAPLSLRPRPDTGELWVGERAGVIRTVGTAQPRTVLDIRSTVGTGGEGGLLGFDFSADGQTLYVSSTNRAGDSVIDAFAITGDSVDEASRRELIRVDQPASNHNGGDLHLGPDGYLWWSLGDGGGSNDDFDNGQDPFTLLGTLVRIAPTADGYDIPPDNPFVDGQGGAPEVWAYGLRNPYRFSFDDATGDLYIGDVGQGAVEEIDWLAAGTGAGSNFGWPVFEGTQPGPGGGSAPGHVPPVFEYPRSGGNCSVTGGVVYRGTAIPELAGAYVFADFCRGDVRAILVQDGQVTQAADLGIDVDSPVGFGVDHSGEVYVLGIGGSVRKVVPA
- a CDS encoding PQQ-dependent sugar dehydrogenase, which encodes MLRLLASAVVLLLLTGCTADQDSDVTVDPTVDASSRTPASTAATANPDPPGTEPTASESTPSDPTPSDPVGTDPTPSDPASPDPTPAGTDEDMAGADPASVDLALVEIARLSAPIAMAIRPGDDTLWVAERAGRVVPLQPDGTVGDAIIDISSDTTTGSERGLLGLAWSADGDTLYLSYTDTDGANVLAAAPVVDGVLRADERRTILTVPQPASNHNGGDLQLGPDGNLWWALGDGGAADDRFGNGQRPNTLLGAMLRIDPDGGDPYGIPADNPWADGGEGAPEVWAYGLRNPWRFAFDVPTGTLWIADVGQNSVEEVDRVPIGQAGLNYGWPHREGDQPFDGGQADGPTVEPIHTYTHGRGCSITGGRVYRGPDAPALQGAYLYADFCDGRIFALAVDRNGTVVDDVDTGLSVQSPVAFGEGADGALYVLSLDGPVHEVTPR